The DNA sequence CGAGGAAATCCCTCTGGGTGAAGGGCGAAACGTCGGGCCACTTCCAGGACGTGGAGGAGGTCCTCTACGACTGCGACGTCGACACGCTGCTGTACCGTGTCCGTCAGAAGGGCGCCGCCTGCCACACGGGAGAACGGACGTGCTTTTATCGCAGCGCATACCGGCGAGGGGGAAAATCGAATGAATGACGAATGCATTTTCTGCAAGATCGCGCGGAAAGAGGTTCCGACGCAGCCCGTGTACGAGGACCACGACCTGCTCGCGTTCGACGACATCCGTCCGGTAGCGCCGGTCCATGTGCTCATCGTCCCGAAGGAGCACATGGTCAACCTGAACGACGCGGGGAAGAACGATGTCCCCCTGCTCGGGAAGGCGCTGCGCCTGGCGGCGAAGATCGCCGACGAGAGGGGCATCGCCGAGTCGGGATACCGGGTCGTGGTGAACAACGGGGAACAGGGGGGGCAGATCGTCCCGCACCTGCACTTCCACCTCGTCGGCGGCCGGCCCCTCACCCCCGGGCTGGGCTGACGTGGGAGCGATCTTTCTTGACGGATTGCCGAATAGGTATATAGTACTATAATTTTCAGCTTTTACTTGGCGACGGAAGGGGTGATCCATACATGCCGGGCGTCCGCGTGAAGGAAGAGGAGCCCTTCGAGAGCGTTCTGAAGCGGTTCAAGAAACAGTGCGAGAAGGCCGGGATCCTTTCGGAAATCCGCAAGCGGGAACACTATGAAAAGCCCAGCGTGAAGAAGAAGAAGAAGACGCTGGCGGCCAGGAAGCGCGCGTTGAAGAAACTCAAGAAGATGGCAAGGTAGCGTTGGGACTCAAGGAACAGCTGCATAAGGACATGCAGACGGCGGCCAAGGAGCGCAACTCCTTGGCCCTTTCTGCTTTGCGGATGGCCGTGGCCGCGGTGCGGAACCGGGAGATCGAGGCGGTCACCCGGAAGGAGATGCCGCGGGAGGGGACGCTCCCCGAGGAGGCGGTCCTCAAGGTGATCGCCGCGATGGTCAAGCAGCGCCGCGAATCGATCGGGTTGTTCCTCCAGGGGAACCGCCCGGAGCTCGCGGCGAAGGAAGAGAGCGAGATCGTCGTCCTCGAGCGGTACCTTCCGACGGCGCTCACCGCGGCGGACATCGAGGCCGCCGTGCGCGAGGCGATCGCGGAAACCGGCGCCGCGCTTCCGTCCGACATGGGGCGCGTCATGAAGGCGCTCATGCCGAAGGTGGCGGGACGGGCCGACGGCAAGGCGGTCAGCGAGACGGTCAGGCGCCTCCTGGCGAAATAGCGGTCACCGGGGGCACGTAGGGAGACCTTTGGGAGGTCGGATTTCCGACAGCACGATCCGGGAAGTCCGGGACCGCGCGGACAT is a window from the bacterium genome containing:
- the hisI gene encoding phosphoribosyl-AMP cyclohydrolase; this encodes MTADELISQVKFDDRGLVPVVTQDVGDNVVLMVAWADAEAIRNTFTSGHATYWSRSRKSLWVKGETSGHFQDVEEVLYDCDVDTLLYRVRQKGAACHTGERTCFYRSAYRRGGKSNE
- the rpsU gene encoding 30S ribosomal protein S21 produces the protein MPGVRVKEEEPFESVLKRFKKQCEKAGILSEIRKREHYEKPSVKKKKKTLAARKRALKKLKKMAR
- a CDS encoding histidine triad nucleotide-binding protein is translated as MNDECIFCKIARKEVPTQPVYEDHDLLAFDDIRPVAPVHVLIVPKEHMVNLNDAGKNDVPLLGKALRLAAKIADERGIAESGYRVVVNNGEQGGQIVPHLHFHLVGGRPLTPGLG
- a CDS encoding GatB/YqeY domain-containing protein encodes the protein MGLKEQLHKDMQTAAKERNSLALSALRMAVAAVRNREIEAVTRKEMPREGTLPEEAVLKVIAAMVKQRRESIGLFLQGNRPELAAKEESEIVVLERYLPTALTAADIEAAVREAIAETGAALPSDMGRVMKALMPKVAGRADGKAVSETVRRLLAK